A single region of the Lates calcarifer isolate ASB-BC8 linkage group LG16_LG22, TLL_Latcal_v3, whole genome shotgun sequence genome encodes:
- the sfrp5 gene encoding secreted frizzled-related protein 5, with protein MAHGQKSHRWALTQGSFSLALGLSLFSLLLLTVLAADDYDYYSWQSDNFHNGRFYTKQPQCVDIPADLRLCHNVGYKKMRLPNLLDHETMPEVKQQAGSWVPLLAKRCHADTQVFLCSLFAPVCLDRPIYPCRSLCEAVRDSCAPVMETYGFPWPEMLTCDKFPIDNDLCIPMQFTGNHATQPPVSKVCPPCDNELKADNIMEHYCASDFALKMKIKEVKKEKGDRKLIAAQKKKKVLKQGVLRKKDLKKLTLYIKNGANCPCSQLDSLGSNFLIMGRKVDQQLLLMSIHKWDKKSKELKFAIKYMKSHQCPTYHTVFQ; from the exons aTGGCACACGGACAAAAGAGCCACAGGTGGGCATTAACCCAGGGCTCCTTCAGCTTGGCACTGGGCCTGTcactcttctccctcctcctcctcaccgtCTTGGCTGCAGATGATTACGACTACTACAGCTGGCAGTCGGACAACTTCCACAATGGTCGCTTCTACACCAAGCAGCCCCAGTGTGTGGACATACCAGCTGACCTGCGCCTGTGCCATAATGTGGGCTACAAGAAGATGAGGCTGCCCAACCTCCTGGATCACGAGACCATGCCAGAAGTCAAGCAGCAGGCGGGCAGCTGGGTGCCCCTCCTGGCCAAACGGTGCCATGCTGATACCCAGGTCTTCCTGTGCTCGCTGTTTGCACCGGTGTGCCTGGACAGACCTATCTATCCCTGCCGCTCGCTGTGTGAGGCTGTGAGGGACAGTTGTGCTCCGGTGATGGAGACCTACGGCTTTCCCTGGCCAGAGATGCTGACCTGCGATAAGTTCCCCATTGATAACGACCTCTGCATCCCCATGCAGTTCACTGGGAACCATGCAACCCAGCCACCAG TGTCGAAGGTGTGCCCTCCGTGtgacaatgagctgaaagcagaCAACATCATGGAGCATTACTGTGCTAGTGACTTTG cCCTCAAGATGAAAATTAAGGAGGTGAAGAAGGAAAAGGGTGACCGAAAGCTGATTGcagcacaaaagaaaaagaaagtgctGAAGCAGGGTGTGCTGAGGAAGAAGGACCTGAAGAAACTGACCCTGTACATCAAGAATGGTGCCAACTGCCCATGCTCCCAGTTGGACAGCCTAGGCTCCAACTTCCTCATCATGGGCCGCAAAGTGGACCAGCAACTGCTGCTCATGTCCATTCACAAGTGGGACAAGAAGAGCAAGGAGCTCAAGTTTGCCATCAAGTACATGAAGTCCCATCAGTGTCCCACCTACCACACCGTCTTCCAGTGA